The sequence CGCCGTCAGCGCCCGAGACGGCAGGTGGAGCCGCTGCGGATCGGAGTGCCGGTGACCGGGCGGTGGCGGGGCCTGAACTCCCCCGCCTCCACGGTCCCCTCCCACACGCACGCCCTCGCGCAGACGTACGCCCTGGACATCACGCATGAGCCGGAGGGCGCGCCGCCGCGGTCGATGGACTGGCTGTGGCCGCCGATGCGCCGCCCAGAGGGGTTCCCGTCTTTCGGCCGGCCGGTGCTCGCCCCCTTCGACGGGGTGGTGGTCGAGGCGCGCGGCTCGAGCCGTGATCACCTGACGCGCCTGTCCCCGTGGGGGCTGATCGTCATGGTGCTCGAGAGCTTCGTGCGGGGTCTGGGGACGCCTCATCATCTGCTGGGCAACTATGTGCTCCTGCGGGCGGAGGCCGACGACTCCGGCCTCGACCGTCCGGTGGTCGCTGTGCTCGCGCATCTGCGTCGCGGTTCGCTCCGGGTGGTGCCCGGCGAGCGGGTGCGTGCGGGGCAGCAGCTCGGCGAGTGCGGGAACTCCGGCAACTCCTCGGACCCGCACGTGCACTTCCAGCTCATGGACGGCACGGACATCACCACGGCGCACGGCCTGCCGTTCGAATGGGAATACGTCACCGAGGAGGGGCAGCCGCGGCACGGAGTGCCGGCGAATGAGGAACTGTTCACCGCGGAGACGTGACGCGCACACCCCCACAGAAGCGGCGGGCGAAACAGACATACGGGAAATCGAGGGCTTTTCGACCGCCTTTATCCGCCTGATCCGTCACGCCTCCCGACGACACCCTGTGCATTTCCACGGAAGCAGCTGTGCACGGCCCGATTCCTTCCTAGTCTGGGCCGATGCACCTGAACCCTGAAGCCGACGCCTGCCTCGACTTCCCCGATCAGCGGGCACGCAAACGCGTCATAGGGCGCGTCGCAGCCGTCGGCGCCGCGGTAGCCGTCACCGCGGTCGTGGCGCTTTCGCTCGCGCGCCGCTGAAATACGTCGCGGCCTTGCCACCACTCGTTCAGTCGAGCACTCACGCGCCGGTAATCCTTCACGTCATCGCCGGCATTCCCGACTCACTCCGCGAGGCGAACCCGAGCCCGGAAAACGGGCGCGCTCGCCGGTAGCCACCTCTCCCGCCAAGCCTCGAGCCAGAGCTCATTCAGTCACGCTCGCGAGCAGGCCCGACAGATTCTCGCATCACGAGGCGCGCCCTCAAGGCCCGGTCCGCGCGCCCTGGCTCGACGAGTTCCGTGGCGGCACCACTCATGGCCTCCAGCAGCAACCTCGCCGCCGCCACCCCGGCGTCGAGCACAGGCTGAGAGACGACAGTGAGCGGCGGAGAAACCAAACCGGCCCACGGAGGATCGTCGAACATCGCAATGGAGACATCCTCGGGCACAGTGAGACCGAGACTCCGCAGCTCCTCGAGCGCCGCAGTAGCGATCAGGGCATCGGAGGCGATCAGCGCCGTCACCGGCGCGTCTCCGGTGACGAGCTCGCGGACGTGCCGCCGAACGTCCTCCGCCCCACGGGCGCCGAGGCGAATGGCGGATGGATCCACCTGCGCCCCAGCATCACGCAACGTACGGACCACACCGTTGATTCGCCGCCCGACAGGAGTGTGCGAGATGGGCTGCTCATCCGTCCAGCCTTCCCCTCTCGTGCGCAAGGTGGAGACAAACCCGATCCGACGATGGCCGGCGCCCAGCAGGGCGAGAGTGAGCTCCTGCACCGCATCCTCGACGTCGACCAGGACCGACGGCGCCGCGAGCCCTGGCACGTCACGGTCATAGAGAACGAGCGGCCGCCCCGCCTCGACAAGAGCCTCAAGGTGCGGATATGCGGAAGCGAGGGCGGGAGCGACAACGAACCCGTCTACCCGCTTCCCATCGAGCGCCCGGACAGCTTCGACCTCAACCTCGTGGGACTCACCAGTGTTCATGAGAACAACGTCGTACCCAGCCCCTCGCAGGGCGTCCGATATCCCGCGCACACTGAGCCCGAAGAACGGATTCTCGATGTCCCCGACGACAACGCCGACGGAGTGTGATTTTCCTGTGGAAACACTCCTGGCCAGGGCGTTCGCACGGTAGCCGAGCTCATCAGCGGCCGCGACGACCCTAGAGAGAACCGCCTCGCTCACCGCGCCATAGCTGCCGAGCGCACGAGCGGTCTGCGCCCGCGACACTCCAGCTCGGCGCGCGACGTCAGCGATCGTGACGTCTCGGCGTGCTGGCGACTTCATCCGCTGCACCCTTCTTGACGGCGACTCCTGGCGGCCCTACAGTACCGGAAACATCCTCACTGAGACCGGTCTCAGTTGACCGACTGAGATCGGTCTCAACATCGGCGGGGGTTCGTTCCCTGGGCAACGCGGCCCGGACGCCCGCCAGCCCCAGCTCTCTCCCTGAAAGGTCTACGACCTCATGGCGACACGACGTGACTTCCTCGCCGGACTCGCCGCGGGCGCGGCAGTGACAGCTCTTCCTTCATGCGGGGCTAACACAGCCGACGACGCAACCCTCACCGTCCTCCACAAGTGGCCCGAAGGCGACCACGCGGCATTTTTCGAGCACTTGCGCGGCGAGTTCGAAGCGGCGAACCCTGGCGTCAGGGTAGACCTCACCGCCGTGCAGGACGACCCGTACAAAGAGCGGATCCGAGTCCTCACCGCATCCCGAACCCTTCCCGATGTTTACTTCCTCTGGCCCGGCAGCTACGGCGAGCAATTCGCCTCCGCAGGCCTCACCTATGACTTGACCGATGAGATGGCGGGAGGCTGGTCGGACTCGCTCTCACCGGTATCGGTCGACGCCTATCTCTACGATGACCGAAACTACGCCGTACCGATCAGCATGTCCGGCAAGTACATGGTCAGCAACACAGCACTGTTCGACGACTACGGCGTGGGGATACCGTCTACCTTCGACGATCTGCTAGCGGCCTGCGATACCTTCCGCGAGGAGGGCCTGACGCCGATCGCTATGGGCAATCAGCCGATGTGGCCCGGCGTGCACTATCTGACCACTCTGATCGCTAAGCACGTACCGGATGCAGACTTCTCGCGAGATCTCGTACCCGAGACGGCAACTTTCGCGCATCCCGGGTATGCGCGGGCATTCGCAGATCTGCACGAACTCTCCGAGCGCGGCTTCACGCGGTCAGCCAATGGCATCAGCAGCGACAGCGCGAAAGCCGCTTTCCTCAACGGTCAAGCGCCGATGATGTACAGCGAGTCCAATCAGTTCTCGACCTTTCGGGAGAAGAACGGTGCCCCGCCGGAGCTCGCTGAGAACTGGGACTTCTTCCCCTTCCCCTCGATTCCAGACGGTGCGGGGGATGATGACTCCTTGACAGGCGCGCCCGACGGTTTCGCCATCAACCCGGAGAGCGAGAACATCGATCTCGCCCTCGACTTCCTGCGTCTACTCAGCTCTCCCGAGATGGGTGCCGCAATGCTCAGTATGCGCGACCGCCCTTCCGTGGTCATCGGCTCCTCCGACGAGGTCGATGACGTCCAGCCTCAGCTCACGCGCGCCATTGAACACCTCGACTCCATCGAGCACTTCAACATCTGGCTGGACATGGAGGCGAAGCCCCAGGTCGCACAAGCCTGGCTGACCGCTGGGCAGGCAGCCATCGATGGCTCGCGCAGCCCTGAGCAGATCGTCCAGGACCTGAAGGAGGTCTCCGATGCAAGCCGCTGACCGTTCCTGCCCTGTCACAGATGCGAGGTCCTGTCGATGAGCACCGATTCCCGCCGCCGCGCGCTGCTGTGGATCGCGCCCGCGCTGATCTTCGTGCTCGTGCTGCTCTACCTGCCCCTCGTGCAGAACGTTCGCCTGAGCTTCTACAACTGGTCCATCTTCGATCAGGAGATGCACTTCATCGGGCTGGAGAACTACCGCAAGGCGTTCACGGACCCGTTCCTCGGCACTGCCGTGCGCAATAACGTCGCGTACGCCGCAGTGTCACTCGTAGTCCAGGTCGGCTTCGGTCTGGTGCTGGCAACTCTGCTGGACCAGTTCGCCAAGGGTCGCCTGCAGGCCTTCCTCCGTAGCGTCTACTTCCTGCCGGCCACGATCTCGATGACGGTCACCGGTGTGCTGTTCACCTTCGTCTACGACCCGGAGGTCGGCTTCCTCAACGCTGCCCTCGACGCGGTCGGACTCGAATCTCTCTCCCGCGCCTGGCTCGCAGAGCCGAGCACGGCCATGTGGGCGATCATCGCGATGAGCCAGTGGCAGTGGACGGGGTACATCACCGCTCTGCTCCTCGTCGCCATCCAGCGGATCCCCGGGGAGATGTACGAGGCAGCGGCATTGGACGGCGCCGGTCCCGTTCGTCAGTTCTTCGCCGTGACTGTGCCTTTGACCCGAGAGATGGTCGCGATCCTCTCGCTGGTGACCGTCTCCAACGCCCTGCTGCTGTTCAACGAGGTCATCGTGATGACCAATGGCGGGCCGAATAACTCCACCCAGGTACTGGGCACCATCGTCTATCAGAATGCCTTCGTCAACGATCGGATGGGTTACGCGGCGACGATGTCAACTCTGGTCCTGGTGCTGACGATCGGCCTCGGCATCGCCCAGATGGCCTGGACCCGTCGAAAGAGGGTTGCGCTTTGAACACCATGACGACCTCCACCCCAACTCACTATGCCGCCCGCCGGATGCCGCGGCGCCGTCACGCAAGCCCGCACGTCTCCCCTTTGGGGCGAACACTGCGCTTTGCAGTGTGGGCGGTACTCATCCTGATGGCGATCGGTGTGCTGTACCCGTTGTTCTGGATGGTCTCGTCCTCCTTCAAAACGAGCTCGGAGATCTTCTCGGACCCTTGGGCGCTTCCGACGTCGCTGTCCGTCGAGAGCTTTTTGACCGCCTGGAGCCAGGGAGTCTTCGGATACTTCCTGAACTCGACGATCATCACCGTCGTATCCCTCGTGCTGGTCCTCCTGCTGAGCACGGCGGCGGCTTTCGCGCTCACCAAGCTGCGACTTCCGTTCGCCGGATTGATCAGCCTGCTCATCCTGGGCGGTCTGATGGTTTCGCCCACGATGATTCTTGTCCCCGTCTTCCAGCTGATGATCGCCCTGCACCTGCACGACACCCTGATCGGCTTGATCCTCGTGTACGTCGCCTACCGACTGCCATTCACGATCTTCCTCATCCGTGCCTACATGCTGACCCTCCCGAACGAAGTCATCGAGGCCTCAATGATCGATGGGGCCTCGTTGATGCAGACGTTCTCGCGCATAGTCATACCTCTGTGCAAGCCCGTACTCGTCAGCGCCGGGTTGGTGTACGTCCTGTTCGCCTGGAACGAGTTTCCCTTCGCGCTTATCTTGCTGAACGATCCGACTCTGAAGACGCTTCCCGTCGGCTTGTTGGACTTCAAGAGCGCGCTGCAGACGGACTGGTCCGTGCTCTTCGCAGGGCTGACACTCGCCGCCGTCCCCATGATTGCCCTGTTCGTCGCCTCACAGCGCGCCTTTGTGCGTGGCCTAGCCGATGGAATGGGCAAGTAACCCGCTGATTATCGACAAGGAGCACCCAATGGCCTCCCTTTCCACCCCTTCCGGCGACCCCGCAGCGAAACCGCTGCGCACCGCAATTCTGGGATACGGCGTCGCTGGCCGTTTTTTCCACGGGACCTTCCTCGGCTCTAACCCGGCGTACGAGGTTGCCGTGATCTCCACCGCGGACCCCGACCGCGCAGTTCAGGCCCGTGAGGACCACCCCGGCGCGCTCGTCATCGCCGATCCCCGCACGGTGGTCGACCATGCCGGAGATCTCGACCTCGTCGTGGTCTGCACCCCGCCGTCCTCCCATGTCGAGTTGGCGAGGGTCGCGATGCGAGCCGGACTCGACGTCGTAGTCGACAAGCCGTTTGCTCCCAGCAGCAAGGAAGGCACGGAGCTGATCGCCGAGGCGTCCCAGGCGGGCCGGCGTTTGTCGGTGTTCCAGAACCGTCGCTACGACGCGGACTTCCTCACCCTGCGCAGCTTGCTCGAGGAAGGCACGCTCGGCGCGGTGCACACCTTCGAATCCCGCTTCGAGTGGTGGAAGCCAACCGGCGAGCGTTCGTGGAAGGCCAGCACCCCTGTCAAGGACGGTGGCGGCATCCTCTTCGACCTCGGCCCTCATCTCATCGACCAGGCCCTGCAGCTCTTCGGCCCGGTTTCCGAGCTGCAGGCGCACGTACGATCCGTCGGCAACGAGTTGGGGCCCGATAACACGGCCCATCTGTGCCTCACCCACGCG comes from Brachybacterium faecium DSM 4810 and encodes:
- a CDS encoding ABC-type sugar transport system, permease component (PFAM: Binding-protein-dependent transport system inner membrane component), with the translated sequence MPRRRHASPHVSPLGRTLRFAVWAVLILMAIGVLYPLFWMVSSSFKTSSEIFSDPWALPTSLSVESFLTAWSQGVFGYFLNSTIITVVSLVLVLLLSTAAAFALTKLRLPFAGLISLLILGGLMVSPTMILVPVFQLMIALHLHDTLIGLILVYVAYRLPFTIFLIRAYMLTLPNEVIEASMIDGASLMQTFSRIVIPLCKPVLVSAGLVYVLFAWNEFPFALILLNDPTLKTLPVGLLDFKSALQTDWSVLFAGLTLAAVPMIALFVASQRAFVRGLADGMGK
- a CDS encoding permease component of ABC-type sugar transporter (PFAM: Binding-protein-dependent transport system inner membrane component), which translates into the protein MSTDSRRRALLWIAPALIFVLVLLYLPLVQNVRLSFYNWSIFDQEMHFIGLENYRKAFTDPFLGTAVRNNVAYAAVSLVVQVGFGLVLATLLDQFAKGRLQAFLRSVYFLPATISMTVTGVLFTFVYDPEVGFLNAALDAVGLESLSRAWLAEPSTAMWAIIAMSQWQWTGYITALLLVAIQRIPGEMYEAAALDGAGPVRQFFAVTVPLTREMVAILSLVTVSNALLLFNEVIVMTNGGPNNSTQVLGTIVYQNAFVNDRMGYAATMSTLVLVLTIGLGIAQMAWTRRKRVAL
- a CDS encoding predicted dehydrogenase (PFAM: Oxidoreductase family, C-terminal alpha/beta domain; Oxidoreductase family, NAD-binding Rossmann fold), with product MASLSTPSGDPAAKPLRTAILGYGVAGRFFHGTFLGSNPAYEVAVISTADPDRAVQAREDHPGALVIADPRTVVDHAGDLDLVVVCTPPSSHVELARVAMRAGLDVVVDKPFAPSSKEGTELIAEASQAGRRLSVFQNRRYDADFLTLRSLLEEGTLGAVHTFESRFEWWKPTGERSWKASTPVKDGGGILFDLGPHLIDQALQLFGPVSELQAHVRSVGNELGPDNTAHLCLTHANGTISRLIMSSLSALEGPRFHVSGTEGAWRTYGKDPQEAALRSGAGPGTPGFGQESEAERGELSIDGQFDPTPAGTGDYGRYYRELADALNTGAPVPVEPQDAVDALRLIEAAHRAPHTNLR
- a CDS encoding ABC-type sugar transport system, periplasmic component (PFAM: TAT (twin-arginine translocation) pathway signal sequence; Bacterial extracellular solute-binding protein~TIGRFAM: Tat (twin-arginine translocation) pathway signal sequence) encodes the protein MATRRDFLAGLAAGAAVTALPSCGANTADDATLTVLHKWPEGDHAAFFEHLRGEFEAANPGVRVDLTAVQDDPYKERIRVLTASRTLPDVYFLWPGSYGEQFASAGLTYDLTDEMAGGWSDSLSPVSVDAYLYDDRNYAVPISMSGKYMVSNTALFDDYGVGIPSTFDDLLAACDTFREEGLTPIAMGNQPMWPGVHYLTTLIAKHVPDADFSRDLVPETATFAHPGYARAFADLHELSERGFTRSANGISSDSAKAAFLNGQAPMMYSESNQFSTFREKNGAPPELAENWDFFPFPSIPDGAGDDDSLTGAPDGFAINPESENIDLALDFLRLLSSPEMGAAMLSMRDRPSVVIGSSDEVDDVQPQLTRAIEHLDSIEHFNIWLDMEAKPQVAQAWLTAGQAAIDGSRSPEQIVQDLKEVSDASR
- a CDS encoding metalloendopeptidase-like membrane protein (PFAM: Peptidase family M23), coding for MSFLLRFSGPALALGGVLIVVTVSFGAGIGAPYLLGVALVVLGLVGQIVSARRQRPRRQVEPLRIGVPVTGRWRGLNSPASTVPSHTHALAQTYALDITHEPEGAPPRSMDWLWPPMRRPEGFPSFGRPVLAPFDGVVVEARGSSRDHLTRLSPWGLIVMVLESFVRGLGTPHHLLGNYVLLRAEADDSGLDRPVVAVLAHLRRGSLRVVPGERVRAGQQLGECGNSGNSSDPHVHFQLMDGTDITTAHGLPFEWEYVTEEGQPRHGVPANEELFTAET
- a CDS encoding transcriptional regulator (PFAM: Bacterial regulatory proteins, lacI family; Periplasmic binding proteins and sugar binding domain of the LacI family) yields the protein MKSPARRDVTIADVARRAGVSRAQTARALGSYGAVSEAVLSRVVAAADELGYRANALARSVSTGKSHSVGVVVGDIENPFFGLSVRGISDALRGAGYDVVLMNTGESHEVEVEAVRALDGKRVDGFVVAPALASAYPHLEALVEAGRPLVLYDRDVPGLAAPSVLVDVEDAVQELTLALLGAGHRRIGFVSTLRTRGEGWTDEQPISHTPVGRRINGVVRTLRDAGAQVDPSAIRLGARGAEDVRRHVRELVTGDAPVTALIASDALIATAALEELRSLGLTVPEDVSIAMFDDPPWAGLVSPPLTVVSQPVLDAGVAAARLLLEAMSGAATELVEPGRADRALRARLVMRESVGPARERD